One stretch of Armigeres subalbatus isolate Guangzhou_Male chromosome 2, GZ_Asu_2, whole genome shotgun sequence DNA includes these proteins:
- the LOC134212983 gene encoding endocuticle structural glycoprotein ABD-4-like, producing the protein MKIEVLLITTCLALAVAAPQRTEAEAEIVSQDSNIDPDGSYQYSYETANGIRGQEQGTLKRANSPDTSDVIVAQGSITYTAPDGQVISLSYAADDENGFQPQGDHLPTPPPIPPQIQKALDYLASLPPATRRR; encoded by the exons ATGAAAATT GAAGTATTACTGATAACGACATGTTTGGCTCTTGCGGTAGCAGCACCCCAACGGACGGAAGCCGAGGCCGAAATCGTCTCCCAAGATAGCAACATTGATCCAGATGGTTCTTATCAGTATAG TTACGAGACGGCCAACGGCATTCGCGGACAAGAGCAGGGAACGCTCAAACGTGCCAACAGCCCAGACACCAGCGACGTCATCGTAGCCCAGGGTTCGATCACCTACACAGCCCCGGATGGACAGGTCATCTCGCTGAGCTACGCCGCCGACGACGAGAATGGATTCCAACCACAGGGTGACCATTTGCCCACCCCGCCACCGATTCCACCGCAGATTCAAAAGGCACTTGATTACCTGGCCAGTCTTCCACCCGCAACACGACGGCGGTGA